The genomic DNA TTGTTGTAATAATACCAAAACCAAGGCTGAACGGCAGAAAGAAAGATCAATAATGCAATTTCTCAGTCAACCACATTTTCCAAAAGTTCAACATATGGTTCTTCATAGGATATCCTTACCTTTGCGTTGAGCGGTATCAGCATCTGATCCTCGCCATGCCCGAATGGAAGGCCGTATATGGATACCTTTTTCAGCGAGTTCATGTACATCTCTATGATATCCTCGACAAATGGCATCGGATCCTCTGGATCCACATAGCTTTTGAACTCACCGAATGCGAATCCATCGAACTTATCAAGTATGCCAGCCAGTTTCATGGTAAAGAGGTATCTGTCTATATCACCAGAAGTAACTCCGGTGTCTTCTGCGAAAAGGATCTTTCCCTGTGAATCTGGAAGGTAACCTGTACCGATCAGAGAGGCGAAGACCGAGAGATTTGTACCAACGCTTAGTCCTTCCACCCTGCCCTGTATTATATACCTGACTATCCTCTCCACATTGGAGTTGAGATGCGTGGTCTCCCCCTTCAGTATGTCGATAAAGTCTTTGAAATTGGATTTAGAAAACTCATCTGGATCGGCTGCAGGCATCGGGCCGTGAAACGTTATGAG from Thermoplasma sp. Kam2015 includes the following:
- a CDS encoding LD-carboxypeptidase; this encodes MRIKPPRLKEGDEIRIIAPASAPDMKNLSRSISRLKKSGYKVTLGRNIKKLMQMNQLAAPDTSRRDELMEAFLDDHVKAIFCARGGYGSIHILPLIDYDAIREHPKIFVGYSDITALHLALNTRSSLITFHGPMPAADPDEFSKSNFKDFIDILKGETTHLNSNVERIVRYIIQGRVEGLSVGTNLSVFASLIGTGYLPDSQGKILFAEDTGVTSGDIDRYLFTMKLAGILDKFDGFAFGEFKSYVDPEDPMPFVEDIIEMYMNSLKKVSIYGLPFGHGEDQMLIPLNAKVRISYEEPYVELLENVVD